In the Candidatus Equadaptatus faecalis genome, one interval contains:
- a CDS encoding general secretion pathway protein GspK — protein MKKDRGFVLLSVLFAVTLLLTSAVAFAWFVRVQLLRASTEDFAFRSRCAAREACTYASRKISEDNNGYDSSSERLYAPDGGIVMELGSFKIEIKIRPLDDRISTRGIFLPDGNTVRTEYEQPWKDIWAEVGKPDLAQPALDFMDTDLEQRMGSEEKRNYLNRPLYDLSELKLLDGVDDKLLYGAKNKKNKNKKYLAQFISALGSDKINVNSASAETLAVLDSGISYESAVSFASARETAPVEKISDLKNYPGFSAAALTRLSNVLATESSQFELTIKVIEGARSRNYRAVVQRGEGSGLLRWEE, from the coding sequence ATGAAGAAAGATAGAGGTTTTGTCCTGCTGTCCGTGTTGTTTGCGGTTACGCTGCTGCTGACTTCGGCGGTTGCTTTCGCCTGGTTTGTCCGCGTGCAGCTGCTTCGCGCTTCAACGGAGGATTTTGCTTTCCGTTCCCGCTGCGCGGCGAGGGAAGCGTGTACCTATGCGTCGCGGAAAATCAGCGAGGATAACAACGGATATGACAGCTCCAGCGAAAGGCTGTATGCTCCGGACGGCGGAATTGTCATGGAACTCGGCAGTTTTAAAATTGAGATTAAGATACGGCCGCTTGATGACAGGATTTCAACGCGCGGAATTTTTCTTCCTGACGGAAATACTGTTCGCACGGAATATGAACAACCATGGAAGGATATTTGGGCTGAGGTTGGCAAGCCTGATCTTGCGCAGCCGGCGCTTGATTTTATGGATACCGATTTGGAGCAGAGAATGGGAAGCGAGGAAAAGCGGAATTATCTCAACAGGCCGCTGTATGACCTGTCAGAGCTGAAGCTGCTTGACGGTGTTGACGACAAGCTTCTTTACGGCGCCAAAAACAAAAAAAATAAGAACAAAAAATACCTTGCGCAGTTTATTTCTGCGCTTGGAAGTGATAAAATAAACGTTAATTCGGCAAGTGCCGAAACGCTTGCCGTGCTTGATTCGGGCATAAGCTATGAATCTGCTGTGTCGTTTGCCTCCGCGCGGGAAACCGCGCCGGTTGAGAAGATTTCGGATCTGAAAAATTATCCGGGTTTTTCCGCAGCGGCTTTGACAAGGCTTTCAAACGTACTGGCAACGGAAAGCAGTCAGTTTGAGCTGACGATTAAGGTTATCGAGGGTGCGCGTTCAAGAAATTACAGGGCGGTCGTACAGCGCGGGGAAGGTTCAGGCCTGCTCCGCTGGGAGGAATAG
- a CDS encoding prepilin-type N-terminal cleavage/methylation domain-containing protein yields the protein MKRRAFTLIEIMIAVAIFGIISAAALAPLVFTVKSLDDAQKSRIAYNKERQTILGIFAELRTVVRDGETPVRIERASGLSIEDDDRLAVFSLRPLKKGSPAALCVYRVFKEDSLKKIKSGLYRWELALPLDENLLLEGAADRKPSNVDIEKLKPETGKNIIPSVTGMKIYALQGSEWNEDYSGQLPEAVKIELKRGDAVTEYEEYFGGGVSGSAGNGTQETAAKDETAETDNKNERKNARKNEER from the coding sequence TTGAAAAGACGAGCGTTCACACTGATTGAAATAATGATTGCAGTCGCAATTTTCGGAATTATTTCCGCGGCGGCTCTGGCTCCGCTTGTTTTTACGGTGAAGTCGCTTGACGATGCCCAGAAGAGCCGTATTGCGTACAACAAGGAGCGTCAGACGATTCTCGGCATTTTCGCGGAACTGCGTACAGTTGTGCGCGACGGGGAAACGCCGGTGAGAATTGAGAGAGCTTCGGGGCTTTCGATTGAAGACGACGACAGGCTTGCCGTTTTTTCGCTCCGTCCGCTGAAAAAGGGCAGCCCTGCCGCGCTTTGCGTCTATCGTGTGTTTAAGGAGGACAGTCTCAAAAAAATCAAGAGCGGGCTTTACCGCTGGGAGCTTGCGCTGCCTCTTGATGAAAATCTGCTGCTTGAAGGCGCGGCGGACAGAAAGCCGTCAAACGTTGATATTGAAAAGCTTAAGCCTGAAACGGGAAAAAATATTATCCCTTCCGTGACGGGTATGAAGATATACGCGCTGCAGGGTTCTGAGTGGAACGAGGATTATTCCGGACAGCTGCCTGAGGCTGTGAAAATTGAACTGAAACGCGGCGATGCCGTGACGGAGTACGAGGAGTATTTCGGAGGCGGTGTGTCAGGCAGCGCCGGAAACGGTACGCAGGAAACCGCTGCGAAAGATGAAACGGCGGAGACGGATAATAAAAATGAGAGAAAAAATGCGCGGAAGAATGAAGAAAGATAG
- a CDS encoding CPBP family intramembrane metalloprotease, which produces MKNFCSLAVGAAMLYFPYVWCRFRSENTAEYGLEWHADRQSLKFTLLASAGILLLLTPAALCWPGAGVLFRRDAKTVFDMLGAGVAAAVIEETFFRGWVQTLLKRRTGIFVAAILTNVLFAASHLVVFRNFWLLATFFPGLVMSFLREKYGNVLPPMIFHFLGNVWAIWFFPL; this is translated from the coding sequence ATGAAAAATTTTTGTTCTTTGGCAGTCGGCGCGGCTATGCTTTATTTTCCGTACGTGTGGTGCCGTTTTCGCAGTGAGAATACGGCAGAGTACGGTCTTGAGTGGCATGCGGACAGACAGTCGCTTAAATTTACTTTGCTTGCGAGCGCCGGTATCCTTTTGCTGCTGACGCCTGCTGCTTTGTGCTGGCCGGGCGCCGGCGTGCTTTTTCGCAGGGACGCGAAGACTGTTTTTGATATGCTCGGTGCCGGTGTGGCTGCCGCCGTTATTGAGGAGACTTTTTTCCGCGGCTGGGTTCAGACTTTACTGAAACGCCGCACGGGGATTTTTGTTGCGGCAATTTTGACGAATGTTCTGTTTGCGGCGTCGCACCTTGTGGTGTTCAGGAATTTTTGGCTGCTTGCGACGTTTTTTCCGGGGCTTGTGATGAGTTTTCTTCGCGAGAAATACGGCAACGTTCTGCCGCCGATGATTTTTCATTTTCTCGGCAACGTATGGGCGATATGGTTCTTTCCGCTGTAG